The following are encoded together in the Skermanella mucosa genome:
- a CDS encoding TRAP transporter substrate-binding protein has protein sequence MVLAGIMAASPAGAADIKERNIKVGIGLSADHPQGQAVAKFAELVGQRSDGKIKVKLYAGGLLGNDVSMVSSLQGGTQEMTIPDTSTLVGIAGLKEFGLINLPFLFNSSSEADALLDGPFGRKLMAKLPEKGLIGLGFWENGFRQISNNRRPITKAEDIDGLKLRVIQNPLFIDTFKTLGANALPMPFPEVYTALETGTVDGQENPMATLVASKFYEVQKHTVVSNHIYSVWAFLMSKKFWDKLTPDEQQLLTEAANEATAFERQTIRAFDATALEEIKSKGVEVTILSDEETAKLRELTKPVSDKFVQEFGAEGAREMQAELEKIRAAKN, from the coding sequence ATGGTGCTTGCCGGCATCATGGCGGCATCGCCGGCCGGCGCCGCCGACATCAAGGAGCGCAACATCAAGGTCGGCATCGGCCTGAGCGCCGACCATCCCCAGGGCCAGGCGGTCGCCAAGTTCGCGGAGCTGGTCGGCCAGCGCAGCGACGGCAAGATCAAGGTCAAGCTGTACGCCGGCGGGTTGCTGGGCAACGACGTCAGCATGGTGTCGTCGCTCCAGGGCGGCACCCAGGAAATGACGATCCCCGACACCTCGACCCTGGTCGGCATCGCCGGGCTGAAGGAGTTCGGCCTGATCAACCTGCCCTTCCTGTTCAATTCCTCGTCCGAAGCCGACGCGCTGCTGGACGGCCCGTTCGGCCGGAAGCTGATGGCGAAGCTGCCGGAGAAGGGCCTGATCGGGCTGGGCTTCTGGGAGAACGGCTTCCGCCAGATCAGCAACAACCGGCGGCCGATCACCAAGGCGGAGGACATCGACGGCCTGAAGCTGCGCGTCATCCAGAACCCGCTGTTCATCGACACCTTCAAGACGCTGGGCGCCAACGCCCTGCCCATGCCCTTCCCCGAGGTCTACACCGCCCTGGAGACCGGGACGGTGGACGGCCAGGAGAACCCGATGGCGACCCTGGTCGCGTCGAAGTTCTACGAGGTCCAGAAGCACACCGTGGTTTCCAACCACATCTACAGCGTCTGGGCCTTCCTGATGAGCAAGAAGTTCTGGGACAAGCTGACGCCCGACGAACAGCAGCTCCTGACCGAGGCCGCCAACGAGGCGACCGCCTTCGAGCGCCAGACCATCCGCGCCTTCGACGCCACCGCGCTTGAGGAGATCAAGTCCAAGGGCGTCGAGGTGACGATCCTTTCTGATGAGGAAACGGCCAAGCTGCGCGAGCTGACCAAGCCGGTCTCGGACAAGTTCGTCCAGGAGTTCGGCGCGGAAGGCGCCCGCGAGATGCAGGCCGAACTGGAGAAGATCCGCGCCGCGAAGAACTGA